One stretch of Thermoprotei archaeon DNA includes these proteins:
- a CDS encoding ATP/GTP-binding protein, translating into MKAIKYIYILGPAGSGKSTLTASLANTIESHDLTVARVNLDPGAEWIPYEPDVDVRNYIKLSDVMEKYKLGPNGGLVVSVDLMINYINDMVKSIEDMEPDYVLIDTPGQMELFAFRDTGVNIAKILGAKKNSAILFLIDSFSMRKPSIMASMLLLAASTYVKFMFPQVNVLTKIDKISDDDLKQIIEWSQDLTALSDALELEMQESQREISRDILIIVSNLGFLGDMVPVSSFRSETTMALYAELQRIFSSEDEAELKYDDQ; encoded by the coding sequence ATGAAAGCTATTAAGTATATTTATATTCTTGGACCAGCAGGTAGTGGCAAATCTACATTAACTGCATCCCTTGCAAATACTATTGAAAGTCATGATCTAACTGTAGCTAGAGTGAATTTGGATCCCGGTGCTGAGTGGATTCCTTATGAGCCTGATGTAGATGTGAGAAATTATATCAAATTATCTGACGTGATGGAAAAATATAAACTGGGTCCTAATGGTGGTCTTGTAGTTTCTGTTGATTTAATGATAAATTATATTAACGATATGGTTAAATCTATTGAAGACATGGAACCAGATTATGTATTAATTGATACACCAGGTCAAATGGAGCTTTTTGCATTTAGAGATACTGGAGTTAATATAGCTAAAATTTTAGGTGCAAAAAAGAATTCAGCTATTCTTTTTCTTATTGATTCGTTTTCAATGAGAAAACCATCTATCATGGCCTCCATGCTTCTTTTAGCTGCATCTACATACGTAAAGTTCATGTTTCCACAGGTTAATGTTTTGACAAAAATTGATAAAATAAGTGATGATGATTTAAAACAAATAATTGAGTGGTCTCAAGATCTTACTGCATTATCTGACGCATTAGAATTAGAAATGCAAGAGTCCCAACGTGAAATTTCAAGAGATATTTTAATAATAGTAAGTAATTTAGGCTTTCTGGGTGACATGGTTCCTGTATCGTCTTTTAGATCAGAGACCACAATGGCACTTTATGCAGAATTACAAAGAATTTTTTCCTCAGAAGATGAAGCAGAGCTTAAATACGATGATCAATGA
- a CDS encoding acetate--CoA ligase family protein yields the protein MRRVVWSVRQMDRRKIFLEICSKALNEGRNWLLEPEAKEICRIYGLPVTKLGVARNEEELLKLSKEIGYPIVLKILSPNILHKSDVGGVLVGLKNETEVLNGYRQIINNVKKNKPDAIINGVVVQEMAPPSTEVIIGVTKDPQFGHAIMFGLGGIFVELFKDVSFRIIPITKRDAEEMIREIKGYALLKGYRGKPPADVNSLINTLLTASQIIEENHEISEMDLNPILVYESGIKIVDARIVIGGVEKCQT from the coding sequence GTGAGACGAGTAGTTTGGAGTGTGAGACAAATGGATAGAAGAAAAATCTTCTTGGAAATTTGCTCAAAAGCGCTTAATGAGGGACGAAATTGGTTACTTGAACCTGAAGCAAAAGAAATTTGTAGGATATATGGATTACCTGTCACTAAGTTAGGTGTAGCAAGGAATGAAGAAGAACTTCTTAAGTTATCTAAGGAAATAGGTTATCCCATAGTACTTAAAATTTTATCTCCAAATATATTACACAAGTCTGATGTGGGTGGAGTATTAGTTGGTTTAAAAAATGAAACAGAAGTCCTTAATGGTTATAGACAAATCATTAATAATGTAAAAAAGAATAAGCCTGACGCAATAATTAATGGTGTTGTAGTTCAAGAGATGGCACCCCCATCGACTGAAGTAATTATTGGTGTTACTAAGGATCCACAATTTGGTCACGCTATAATGTTTGGGTTAGGTGGAATTTTTGTTGAATTATTTAAGGATGTAAGTTTTAGAATTATTCCTATAACCAAAAGGGATGCTGAAGAAATGATAAGGGAGATTAAAGGGTATGCTCTTTTAAAGGGTTATAGGGGAAAACCTCCCGCTGATGTAAATAGTCTTATAAACACTCTTTTAACAGCATCGCAAATTATTGAGGAAAATCATGAAATAAGCGAGATGGATTTAAATCCTATCCTAGTGTATGAAAGTGGAATAAAGATTGTAGATGCACGAATAGTAATAGGAGGTGTTGAAAAATGTCAAACATAG
- a CDS encoding CoA-binding protein, giving the protein MLLLHSMNDYYYVGLLSWGCYLRLNKSEDFFIVEREMLDPFFKPKSVAIIGATDRPNSLGRSLTENVLNTFLGKVYLVNIKGGSFNNIIMYKSILDVEEDVDLALIITPSHTVVQILNECGMKGVKGAIIFSGGFSEIGHEGAELERKVINIAKKYDIRIIGPNCVGIIDNWLPLNATFISSERWLKPPSGNVSIVSQSGALGSLILDVSATLNIGFSKFISLGNSSDIGIADAVEYLANDPTTKVIGIYLESVKEGRKLLNTLKKITHHKPVIILKGGIGEKGSAAAKSHTAAMSGPIEVLDGALKQVGAIRAKSFSEFISLLNIFGKSKLIKGDRVAIITNAGGMGVLVTDSLESRGILLSEFTTTTYDKLKEAIPSYMGINNPIDVAGDADSYRYDKILRILEDAPEVDIIVTVVLPQTPALDSENFSKMIVNHCKNSNKPLLLLISGGDYAMKMARWISSENVPVFFDPDELALSLKEYIKYNKYITSFSNFNNLLS; this is encoded by the coding sequence TTGTTATTGCTTCATAGTATGAATGATTATTATTACGTAGGACTGTTGTCATGGGGATGTTACTTAAGATTAAATAAAAGTGAGGATTTTTTTATCGTTGAAAGAGAGATGCTCGATCCATTTTTTAAGCCAAAAAGTGTTGCAATAATTGGTGCTACTGATAGGCCAAATTCTTTAGGTCGTTCATTAACTGAAAATGTGCTTAATACTTTCTTAGGGAAAGTATATTTGGTTAATATAAAGGGTGGTTCGTTTAATAATATTATTATGTATAAAAGCATACTTGATGTTGAAGAAGATGTTGATTTAGCTCTTATAATAACACCATCTCATACTGTAGTTCAAATTCTTAATGAATGCGGGATGAAAGGTGTAAAAGGTGCTATTATATTTAGTGGAGGATTTAGTGAAATTGGTCATGAAGGAGCAGAGCTTGAACGTAAAGTTATAAATATAGCGAAAAAGTATGATATCCGTATAATTGGACCTAATTGCGTTGGCATAATAGATAATTGGTTACCGTTGAATGCTACCTTTATTTCCTCTGAACGATGGCTTAAACCGCCATCTGGTAATGTTTCTATAGTATCTCAATCGGGTGCGTTAGGTTCGTTAATTTTAGATGTATCAGCAACATTAAATATAGGATTCAGTAAGTTCATAAGCTTAGGTAATTCGTCTGACATAGGTATTGCTGATGCAGTTGAGTATTTAGCAAACGATCCAACAACAAAAGTGATCGGTATCTATTTAGAAAGTGTAAAAGAGGGTAGAAAACTCCTTAACACTCTGAAGAAAATTACTCATCATAAACCTGTAATTATTCTAAAGGGTGGTATTGGAGAGAAAGGTAGCGCTGCAGCTAAGTCTCATACTGCTGCTATGTCAGGACCCATCGAGGTTTTAGATGGAGCGCTTAAACAAGTTGGAGCTATACGAGCTAAAAGTTTTAGTGAATTTATCTCGTTATTAAACATTTTTGGAAAATCAAAACTCATAAAAGGTGATCGTGTGGCAATAATAACTAATGCGGGTGGTATGGGAGTATTAGTAACAGATTCTTTAGAGAGTAGAGGGATTTTACTTTCTGAATTTACAACAACTACTTACGATAAGTTAAAGGAAGCCATTCCGTCATATATGGGAATAAACAATCCAATCGATGTGGCTGGTGATGCTGATAGTTATAGGTATGACAAAATTTTAAGGATACTTGAAGATGCTCCTGAGGTAGATATAATAGTGACAGTAGTGTTACCCCAGACACCAGCACTGGATAGTGAAAATTTTAGTAAAATGATTGTAAATCATTGCAAAAATAGCAATAAGCCTCTTTTATTACTGATTTCAGGAGGAGATTATGCAATGAAAATGGCAAGATGGATTTCCAGTGAGAATGTACCAGTATTTTTTGATCCAGATGAGTTAGCATTATCACTTAAAGAATATATAAAATATAACAAATACATTACATCGTTTTCTAATTTTAATAATCTCCTCAGCTAA
- a CDS encoding sn-glycerol-1-phosphate dehydrogenase: MVGINRIEMARYVYMGPGVIKELPNIIELLELKSKSVLIFSGGKKTTSIALDMVKPLIESSNIIVNSMNNKDLFDFIENLSEILKNIKNLKTSLLIGVGGGRVMDITKVISYYLKIPYISVPTSASHDGTASPAIATPFANLLRSKYGQLESIRAPHAIVADIEIISKAPRETITSGVGDLVAKLTAVRDWRLAHLIKGEEFSEYAASLALMSAHLVSNRAKIISTGNLEGVSVLVKALIGSGVAISIAGNSRPASGSEHLFSHALDYLAAKYGFKPNMHGVQCGIGTIMMAKLHGLNWRKIKKILRTVNAPVNSEELGINPEYIVKALSIAHTIKSNFYTVLGENGITENAARKLAMETGIIPYR, translated from the coding sequence ATGGTAGGTATCAATAGAATTGAGATGGCACGATATGTGTATATGGGTCCAGGTGTTATAAAAGAATTACCAAATATTATCGAGCTTCTAGAGTTAAAATCTAAAAGTGTGCTAATTTTTTCGGGCGGGAAAAAAACAACATCCATAGCCCTTGACATGGTGAAACCTCTAATTGAGTCCTCTAATATTATTGTCAATTCTATGAACAATAAAGATCTTTTTGATTTCATAGAAAATTTATCAGAAATACTTAAAAATATAAAAAATCTTAAAACTAGTTTGCTCATAGGTGTTGGTGGAGGAAGAGTAATGGATATTACGAAGGTTATTTCATACTATTTAAAAATACCTTATATAAGTGTACCGACTAGTGCCTCACATGATGGTACTGCATCACCTGCTATAGCCACACCTTTTGCTAACCTTCTGAGATCAAAGTATGGTCAATTAGAATCAATTCGTGCGCCACATGCAATAGTCGCTGATATAGAAATTATTTCTAAGGCTCCTAGAGAGACTATAACATCGGGTGTGGGTGATCTAGTAGCTAAACTTACTGCTGTAAGGGATTGGAGGTTAGCACACTTAATAAAAGGTGAAGAGTTTAGTGAATATGCAGCATCACTAGCATTGATGAGTGCTCATTTGGTTTCTAATAGGGCGAAAATAATTTCGACTGGTAATTTAGAGGGTGTTTCAGTTTTAGTTAAAGCATTAATAGGTAGTGGTGTCGCTATAAGTATCGCTGGTAATAGTAGGCCTGCGAGCGGATCTGAACATCTTTTCAGTCATGCATTGGATTATCTCGCAGCAAAGTATGGATTTAAACCTAATATGCATGGTGTTCAATGCGGTATAGGAACGATTATGATGGCTAAACTTCATGGATTAAATTGGAGAAAAATAAAAAAGATTTTAAGAACTGTTAATGCCCCTGTTAATTCAGAAGAACTTGGCATTAATCCTGAATATATAGTTAAAGCGTTAAGCATTGCACACACTATAAAATCAAACTTTTATACAGTTCTTGGAGAAAATGGTATAACTGAGAATGCTGCAAGAAAACTAGCTATGGAAACCGGGATAATACCATACAGGTAG
- a CDS encoding CoA-binding protein translates to MEHSLTSDRSKTRIKRLKDFFEPKTVAIIGASSKPNSVGNVLVRNLLYGRFMGRIYLVNPNYKEILGKPCYPTVKEVPEKIDLAIVAVRAELVPQIIEQCGEAGIKNVLVLSSGFRETGPDGAKLEQYMLSIAEKWDIRIIGPNCLGIYNAENGLDALFLPDTRLKRAKLGGVAFISQSGALLAAIMDLAAAIDVGFSKAVSYGNRADVDEATLIEYLLYDEKTKIIAAYIEGLDPGKGKQFLESIRRVIYHKPVIIVKGGKSISGSRAAASHTGSLAGEYNLFRSALKQVGAIEATNFEDMFDFIKALTMQPILSGNRLLVLTNGGGLGVMMTDAAEMYGFNVPELSKETQSKLRSILRPFAAIKNPVDVTANGTAEMYREVLEIVFNSNEVDAAIIGILPQTPDLGIDIVDNLIVTKSLGKPMVVVTVGGELTIQISNMLETGGIPVYPSPERGIRALKVLRDYYEIKERFKCETSSLECETNG, encoded by the coding sequence TTGGAGCATTCATTGACAAGTGATAGAAGTAAAACAAGGATTAAGAGATTAAAAGATTTTTTTGAACCGAAAACAGTTGCAATAATTGGTGCTTCGTCTAAGCCTAACAGTGTTGGTAATGTTTTAGTTAGGAATCTTCTTTATGGTCGATTCATGGGTAGGATTTATTTAGTGAATCCGAATTATAAAGAGATTTTAGGAAAACCTTGCTATCCTACTGTTAAGGAAGTGCCTGAGAAAATTGATCTAGCAATTGTAGCAGTACGCGCTGAGCTCGTTCCTCAGATTATTGAACAGTGTGGAGAAGCGGGCATAAAAAATGTCTTAGTTTTGAGTAGTGGTTTTAGAGAGACAGGTCCTGATGGAGCTAAGCTTGAACAATACATGTTAAGTATAGCTGAGAAATGGGATATACGTATTATCGGGCCTAATTGTTTGGGAATATACAATGCTGAGAATGGACTCGATGCACTATTTCTCCCAGATACTCGTCTTAAAAGAGCTAAATTAGGTGGTGTAGCTTTTATTTCACAAAGTGGTGCATTATTAGCAGCTATTATGGATTTAGCAGCAGCTATTGATGTAGGGTTTTCGAAGGCTGTAAGCTATGGTAATCGTGCTGATGTAGATGAGGCAACGTTAATAGAATATCTTCTTTATGATGAGAAAACCAAAATAATTGCTGCATATATCGAAGGACTTGATCCTGGGAAAGGTAAGCAGTTTCTCGAATCTATAAGGCGTGTTATTTATCATAAACCAGTCATAATAGTGAAAGGTGGGAAAAGTATTAGCGGAAGTAGAGCAGCAGCATCACATACTGGTTCGTTAGCAGGTGAGTACAATCTTTTTAGATCCGCATTAAAACAAGTGGGCGCTATCGAAGCAACAAATTTTGAAGATATGTTTGATTTCATAAAAGCACTTACTATGCAACCTATTCTCAGTGGTAATAGATTACTTGTGTTGACTAATGGCGGCGGGTTAGGAGTTATGATGACTGATGCTGCTGAAATGTATGGTTTTAATGTTCCTGAGTTATCTAAGGAAACTCAGTCTAAACTGAGATCGATTTTACGACCTTTTGCCGCAATAAAAAATCCAGTGGATGTAACAGCTAATGGCACTGCAGAAATGTATAGAGAGGTGTTGGAAATAGTATTCAATAGTAATGAGGTTGACGCAGCTATTATAGGAATCTTACCTCAGACACCAGATTTAGGTATAGACATTGTGGATAATTTAATAGTGACAAAGTCTTTAGGAAAGCCTATGGTTGTGGTTACTGTTGGTGGTGAATTAACCATACAGATCTCAAACATGCTTGAAACTGGAGGAATACCAGTTTATCCATCTCCAGAAAGAGGAATACGCGCACTAAAAGTTCTTAGAGATTATTATGAAATAAAAGAACGGTTTAAATGTGAGACGAGTAGTTTGGAGTGTGAGACAAATGGATAG
- a CDS encoding nicotinamide mononucleotide deamidase-related protein: MIEAEIISVGREVLRGFTINTNASWLAQQLTSLGIEVKRVTVVDDKEIDLIKITKEVLERKPQIIIYTGGLGPTFDDITVESVSKALNLPIELNEDALNMIKKVYDKLGLPLTEERIKMAKMPKGSLPLPNSVGTAPGVFLVFNGIIIIMLPGVPEEMKSIFTESIKPRLTELRGRGIYLEKLFKVYGIPESEAAKIVKDVKKQFKIVYIKSHPRGYMEGKPMILFQLSYFGENQENAETELENAMRTLISKLSSLGAKVEVIQA; encoded by the coding sequence ATGATTGAGGCAGAGATTATAAGTGTTGGACGAGAAGTATTAAGAGGATTTACGATAAATACTAATGCTAGTTGGCTTGCTCAACAATTAACATCACTGGGAATAGAGGTTAAACGAGTGACTGTAGTCGATGACAAAGAGATTGACCTCATTAAAATTACTAAGGAAGTTCTTGAACGAAAACCTCAAATAATAATTTATACAGGAGGGCTTGGCCCAACATTTGATGACATCACTGTTGAATCCGTATCTAAAGCATTAAACTTGCCTATAGAATTAAATGAAGATGCATTAAATATGATCAAGAAGGTTTATGATAAACTTGGATTACCATTAACGGAAGAAAGAATTAAAATGGCTAAAATGCCTAAAGGTTCTTTACCACTTCCTAATTCTGTAGGAACAGCTCCAGGTGTTTTTCTTGTTTTTAATGGAATTATTATTATTATGCTTCCTGGTGTTCCGGAGGAGATGAAAAGCATTTTTACTGAGAGTATAAAGCCTAGGTTAACAGAGCTTAGAGGTAGGGGAATTTATTTGGAGAAACTATTTAAAGTTTATGGTATTCCAGAATCAGAGGCAGCTAAGATAGTCAAAGATGTAAAGAAGCAGTTTAAGATTGTTTATATCAAATCTCATCCAAGAGGGTATATGGAGGGTAAACCTATGATACTATTTCAATTATCTTATTTTGGAGAAAACCAGGAAAACGCTGAGACAGAGCTGGAAAATGCTATGAGAACGCTTATATCAAAATTATCTAGTTTAGGGGCTAAAGTTGAGGTAATTCAGGCATGA